The genomic stretch ATAGAGGAGAGAGTGAGAAAGAGTATTGTGTAATTAGCTTTATGAtaatctattttttatattttatggaattaacatattttaatttttttttcttcaaaacttaccttattttgtataattatttttttccaaaaaatataaaaattatggTTATTTTTccccatatttatgtaaacttctcaATATTTAAAGGTGCGCTTGTAAAACCACATTGTAATTGGAATTGAGTGTAACTCGGAGTAATTACTCAATTTGGCGTATTTGTCTGATCATGTAATTACAATGCAACTATGCAATTACTAAGAGCGTTTTTGGAAAcaactatattttaaaatacaaagtgtgTTCAGATGTCAAGTGGTTGTTACTTATGAATTCTTATTATCATGTTTGGCCAACACTTAgtaattacaaagaaaaaaaaatattaagtaataaatatattttaaaatttatagtaATTAGTAATTACACCAAATTCTCATGGGATTATGAAAATTAGAGTGTGTAATTGAGAcccattaattacataattactgtattattatatgatcggacaaatatataaaatcaaataattacataattactgtattattatatgatcagacaaatatataaaatcaaataaTTACTCTGAATTACCACCCTAAATGTTTTACCTAACATAAGAATATGAATTCCTGAATAATTAACATTTGACATCCCaatattgaattttaaaatataatataattacttAGATGTGTAATTATTATGTTGTTTCCAAAGATGGCTTTTGTTTCTTTAGTTTGATGACCGCAAATTGGTGATAAACAGTCTAATCTAAACTGAAAACTTTTATAAATTGTTTAATATTACCGAATTACTTCGTTGAGCTAATTTGCATACTcaacatcttcttcttctactttgGCTTCCACATCACACGACGTCGTTTGGCCTTTCACTTTGGTAATATCAACAAtaactttttttaataaaaaaaaaaacctaattcCTTCATTCCTTGTCTTTGGGGCTCTACCAGTACCAGCCATTGCCGGACCACTGCTCCTCCTTCCATTGTCTCCGATCTCTCTCTCCGTCTCCGGTAAGTTCTCAAAATCAGCTTTACTTCATACTATTTCTATGTGTATTTGTGCTTAAGCTGAAATTCAATTTCGCTCATCATTTTTGATCGAATGGACGAGTTTAGTTTAGGTGTTTTTATCAGTAGATGATGATTTACTGTGTGTTTCTCCTGTTTTGGCACTATCTTAGTTTAGTTTGTGATTTCACACAATTTATTTGGTTTTGCAAAAATGACATAATGTTTGTATTTTCTTGACCCTACCACCACGCCACCAGACCAGTACCAGAGCCCACTCCGAAAACCAATTCAACTACTACCTACCTACAATAAAAACCCAAGCTCACTCCTCTGCTAATGGCAGCATCTTCCtcactctctctcttcttctcccGCTCTCCCCGAATCTCAATCCCAACCCAATATTCCCCTCCTCTTCCTCTCAACGCCAACTTATTCTCTCTCCCTCCATTGACTTCTTCTACAACAACTCATTCTCTCTCACTCAGATTGAAAGGGGTATCCGCCATCGAGAAGAAGCTCAGTTGCAGAGCGGTTGCGTCGACTGGAATGGCTGCTGCTTCGGGGAAGAAGATCGATGTTTTCGATTCCAAGGATGAGTTGGCTGTGAAATTGGCTAAGTACACTGCCGATCTCTCTGAGAAGTTTACCAAAGAAAGAGGCGCTTTTACTGTCGTTTTGTCTGGTGGGTCTCTCATCGATTACCTCAGGTCAGCTGAAAAACAACACTTCTTTTGATTTTGCTTTCAAGTTTTCATTTAGCTGTAAATTAAGGGTAATTGGATGAAACCCGTGTATAAGATAGTGGTTTGTTTGAGTTTGACTTTCTTATGGTTATTAAAGAAGAATACGAAATTGGCTTTTTCATTATATCACTAGGTGAAATCattgaattttaatattttggttttGTTACAAGTAGTTTTTCAGTGACAAAACCGTGGAAAAGAGTTTTGGGTAACAATGTTTTTCTGCTTGGTGAAGCTTGAAATTGGAACTGTGTGAGATTATGATGTAAGCATTAAGAGAATGTTTACAATTTCTTATCAGAAAATTGCTGGAACCACCGTATCTTGATTCAGTGGACTGGTCAAAGTGGCATGTCTTTTGGGTGGACGAGAGAGTTGTGCCTAAGGATCATGAAGACAGTAACTACAAACTTGCTTATGATGGTTTCCTCTCTAAGGTACTTGTTGAAATCATCGATTTCAAATGGCTGATGATTATGATGGTCTTATGTCTATTCTATTATGCAATTAGTTTCAAGACTGATGAGTTTTTTCTTGAATTATGTTGCTTGTGAAGGGTAAACTATGCGTGTGCATGTATAAATATACTTACGTTTGGAATATGTAAGTAGTGGAAAGTGATTATATGATATGGGGAGTGAGTAAAGCCATAATTTTTTAAACAAGTTGTATCCACTTGGAGTTGAAGAAATGACTGCTTTCGCATAGTTAGTTTCGTCCGGTACATTTCGAATTTTATTCAACTGGGGATATCAGATTTAATTTTTCATATCATTTTGGATTGCTCTACTCAGATATATGGCGAATGCGAGTCATCTTGATCGGTACTCGTTCTGTTCTTGTTCATGTGTAGTCATTTATCATAATCACTAAGCAAACTAGCTATTGAGAAGTTGGTTCTTTTTCCTTCAAAGATATACATAAAATCATTTATTTGGTATTTACAGCTAAatgttcttttttattttatcagGTACCTACCCCCCATGTTATGTTAAACTTTTGATatcatatatttataattttcaaaTCTTTTTAAATTCTTCTGCTTAGATAGGACTTACATGGCGTATCTTCTACGGTATTTGTTAAATTCAAAGCACTAGTTAAACCAGCTATTGTGAGTCTCATAATGTTTCTTTTAATCATATACTGAAAATTAgttgtttgtttgaattgaaaGTGTGGCCATATATCTTATTCAAATCAGCTAatcctttgaattctatatctCAGGTACCAATACCTGCTGGTAATGTTTACGCCATCAATGATGCATTGTCAGCTGAGGGCGCAGCTGATGACTATGAAACCTGTTTGAGGCAATTGGTTAAGAGCGGTGTGATAGACTTATCTGAAGCCAGCGGGTTCCCGAAGTTTGATCTCATGCTGCTTGGCATGGGC from Humulus lupulus chromosome 5, drHumLupu1.1, whole genome shotgun sequence encodes the following:
- the LOC133834417 gene encoding probable 6-phosphogluconolactonase 4, chloroplastic isoform X1, yielding MAASSSLSLFFSRSPRISIPTQYSPPLPLNANLFSLPPLTSSTTTHSLSLRLKGVSAIEKKLSCRAVASTGMAAASGKKIDVFDSKDELAVKLAKYTADLSEKFTKERGAFTVVLSGGSLIDYLRKLLEPPYLDSVDWSKWHVFWVDERVVPKDHEDSNYKLAYDGFLSKVPIPAGNVYAINDALSAEGAADDYETCLRQLVKSGVIDLSEASGFPKFDLMLLGMGPDGHVASLFPGHPLVNEKEKWVTFIKNSPKPPPERITFTFPVINSSAYIALVVTGAGKADAVQKALGSSDDSNTLPVQLVSPAGELTWFLDKNAASKL
- the LOC133834417 gene encoding probable 6-phosphogluconolactonase 4, chloroplastic isoform X2, with amino-acid sequence MAAASGKKIDVFDSKDELAVKLAKYTADLSEKFTKERGAFTVVLSGGSLIDYLRKLLEPPYLDSVDWSKWHVFWVDERVVPKDHEDSNYKLAYDGFLSKVPIPAGNVYAINDALSAEGAADDYETCLRQLVKSGVIDLSEASGFPKFDLMLLGMGPDGHVASLFPGHPLVNEKEKWVTFIKNSPKPPPERITFTFPVINSSAYIALVVTGAGKADAVQKALGSSDDSNTLPVQLVSPAGELTWFLDKNAASKL